One segment of Sorghum bicolor cultivar BTx623 unplaced genomic scaffold, Sorghum_bicolor_NCBIv3 super_73, whole genome shotgun sequence DNA contains the following:
- the LOC8155448 gene encoding uncharacterized protein LOC8155448, translating to MRPDARLDSVVFQLTPTRTRFDLVLIANGRKEKFASGLLKPFLAHLKAAQDQIAKGGYSITLEPSSGFDVPWFTRGTVERFVRFVSTPEVLERVTTLESEILQLEDAIAIQSNDSLGLKSVEDHGRKLTESNGGGRANYDPDSATAIVVYKPGSNSTPPMQNETTAHEENSKVQLLRVLETRRTVLRKEQAMAFARAVAAGFDIDNLGYLIAFAERFGAARLMKACSHFIELWKQKHETGQWIEVEPEAMSTRSEFPPFNASGIVFMGDNMKPNLESGSINGEANGEDGAKSDQKPMGSHAAYPPWAMHPPSGAVVYPPYPMQGMPFYPGVNPYYPPYPPVDDPRYHYSGRKSSRKHSSDSKDSETLDVESDHSNSDRGSSHGRKSHRKGKRSGKKKPSVVVIKNVNVTSKKHGSSESESQSSSEVESVDSDNSHSKSRERKHKSSNSKKKEGRRTTFDSGDEYSKDETSNGHDAEQGNWSAFQNFLLRAEEKTRSSDADLFAGEKEPPSRRKQNVNTTDPILLAERDGGNVHERNRVGFDSANGRTRAIRVMSNDELVMSGEGRSYMDGEIKEIEAGGGRYRRGTADDFMVYGQRSQIERHSLLDPLAEAQYKNPVQQDKNRYGVADESFMIPLRSSSQDNIGAESRTTIDIDVELPSSIHKASDEKAGHQLFYEPDELVPERGFEDVSFGYDPAMDYDSHMQTIVKVEDAKTEDVLPVTDGDVQKVEKEKLRNAKDGSDKRRKDALLRRLSAPRTPLNDAQKRAQNLRAYKADLQKLKKEQEEEQIKRLERLKLERQKRIAARGGKGPGNDAPKGNGMNGLSKSVPTLTGLKKEKNGTTESLSDRLKRLSEPKSIAGAEHSSNPKSTGADHSRRRSMA from the exons ATGAGGCCCGACGCCCGTCTGGATTCGGTGGTCTTCCAGCTCACCCCCACCCGGACCAG GTTCGATTTGGTTCTGATAGCGAATGGCCGGAAGGAGAAGTTTGCATCCGGTTTGCTGAAACCGTTCCTGGCTCACCTGAAGGCCGCCCAGGATCAGATTGCCAAGGGAGGTTACTCGATCACACTTGAACCAAGCTCAGGGTTCGATGTGCCATGGTTTACGAGAGGCACCGTGGAGAG ATTTGTGCGTTTCGTGAGTACTCCAGAGGTCCTTGAGCGAGTCACAACACTAGAGTCTGAGATCCTGCAGCTCGAGGATGCCATTGCTATCCAGAGCAATGATAGTCTTGGATTAAAATCT GTCGAAGACCATGGAAGAAAGTTGACTGAAAGCAATGGAG GTGGACGGGCAAATTATGATCCTGATTCAGCCACGGCAATTGTTGTCTACAAG CCTGGGTCAAATTCAACGCCACCGATGCAGAACGAAACAACAGCACATGAGGAGAATTCAAA AGTTCAATTGCTCAGAGTGCTTGAAACACGCAGAACTGTGTTAAGAAAAGAGCAGGCTATGGCCTTTGCTCGTGCTGTGGCTGCTGGGTTTGACATTGACAACTTGGGTTACTTGATTGCATTTGCAGAGCGCTTTGGTGCTGCACGTCTGAT GAAGGCATGTTCACATTTCATCGAACTGTGGAAGCAGAAGCATGAAACTGGACAATGGATTGAAGTTGAACCTGAAGCAATGTCTACACGCTCTGAATTTCCTCCATTTAACGCATCTGGCATTGTGTTCATGGGAGACAACATGAAGCCAAATCTGGAATCAGGGTCTATTAATGGAGAGGCGAATGGCGAGGATGGAGCTAAATCTG ATCAGAAGCCCATGGGATCTCATGCTGCATATCCTCCATGGGCAATGCATCCTCCATCTGGTGCAGTTGTTTACCCACCTTATCCTATGCAAGGCATGCCTTTCTATCCTGGGGTGAATCCGTACTACCCTCCATATCCTCCAGTGGATGATCCTAGGTACCACTACTCAGGAAGGAAATCTTCGAGGAAGCACTCCTCGGATAGTAAGGACTCAGAAACTCTTGATGTTGAAAGTGACCATAGCAATTCAGATAGAGGAAGTTCTCATGGTCGCAAGTCACATAGAAAGGGGAAGAGGTCCGGAAAGAAGAAGCCTAGTGTAGTTGTTATCAAGAATGTGAATGTAACATCTAAAAAGCATGGCTCATCAGAGAGCGAATCACAATCAAGTTCTGAAGTTGAGTCTGTGGACAGTGACAATTCGCACTCCAAATCAAGAGAAAGGAAGCATAAAAGCTCAAACTCAAAGAAAAAGGAGGGTAGGAGAACTACTTTTGACTCAGGAGATGAATATAGCAAGGATGAAACGTCGAATGGCCACGATGCTGAGCAAGGTAACTGGAGTGCATTTCAAAATTTCTTGTTGAGAGCAGAAGAAAAAACAAGATCTAGTGATGCAGACCTGTTTGCTGGTGAGAAAGAACCCCCATCAAGGAGAAAACAAAATGTAAACACAACAGATCCTATTCTTTTAGCTGAGAGAGATGGAGGCAATGTCCATGAGCGGAACAGGGTAGGTTTTGATTCAGCCAATGGGAGGACTAGAGCTATCCGGGTCATGTCCAATGATGAACTTGTTATGTCTGGAGAAGGGAGAAGCTATATGGATGGTGAAATAAAGGAGATTGAAGCTGGTGGAGGAAGGTACAGGAGAGGGACAGCTGATGACTTCATGGTTTATGGTCAGAGAAGTCAGATAGAGAGACATAGTTTGTTGGATCCTCTTGCAGAGGCCCAGTACAAGAATCCCGTTCAGCAGGACAAGAATAGATATGGTGTGGCGGATGAGTCCTTCATGATTCCTCTTAGGTCCAGCTCACAGGATAATATTGGAGCAGAAAGCAGAACTACTATTGACATAGATGTTGAGCTTCCTTCTAGCATTCATAAAGCATCAGATGAAAAGGCTGGGCATCAGCTTTTTTACGAACCTGACGAATTGGTGCCAGAGCGTGGATTTGAAGATGTTTCATTTGGATATGATCCAGCAATGGATTATGATAGCCACATGCAGACTATTGTGAAGGTGGAAGATGCAAAAACAGAGGATGTCTTGCCAGTTACTGACGGTGATGTACAGAAGGTAGAGAAAGAGAAGCTAAGGAATGCAAAGGATGGTTCAGATAAGCGAAGGAAAGATGCCTTATTGAGGAGGCTATCAGCGCCAAGGACCCCACTGAATGATGCACAAAAACGTGCACAGAACCTGCGTGCATATAAAGCAGACCTTCAGAAACTGAAGAAAGAACAG gaagaagagcaaataaagcgATTGGAGAGGCTTAAATTGGAGAGGCAAAAGAGGATCGCCGCAAGAGGTGGAAAGGGTCCAGGGAATGATGCTCCTAAGGGGAATGGTATGAATGGACTTAGTAAATCAGTTCCAACCTTGACTGGGTTGAAAAAGGAGAAAAATGGAACAACTGAATCACTCAGCGATCGACTGAAGAGGCTTTCTGAACCCAAAAGCATTGCTGGGGCAGAGCATTCTTCGAATCCAAAGTCAACTGGAGCAGACCATTCACGAAGAAGAAGTATGGCATGA
- the LOC8155581 gene encoding glutathione S-transferase T3, whose amino-acid sequence MEGEEESFLSGILLEGEDSRVAGLEELTVPNTQEVVQASRGTKGTRRSKNFHYKEDELVCLGWLKVSKDPVNGANQSRSTFWGRVHAYYEEHNETGAVRTESSIMHRWLTIQFQVNKFCAAYEAITRRNQSGTTITDKINDAKKLYTDWDKDKKSFALDHCWNILKEEDKWKAKMVELAELEKIAANKKKQKSAKVSRPRDQGATNNDHVVAVDAEETEPRKRSDGIKKVKENHRRGGGEACMAAMEKMWAKKEESDKEKEKAKQERFMASLAIDKEALELEKKRADADLKRAEADLLKEEKEIMMAVSGPLQLQWLEMMQQQIVARRQGNST is encoded by the exons ATGGAAGGAGAAGAGGAAAGTTTCTTGTCAGGCATTCTTCTCGAAGGAGAAGACTCTCGTGTTGCTGGTTTGGAAGAGCTGACTGTTCCAAACACCCAAGAAGTTGTGCAGGCAAGCCGCGGTACAAAGGGAACCAGGAGATCAAAAAATTTCCATTACAAGGAGGACGAACTAGTGTGCTTGGGGTGGTTGAAAGTTAGCAAAGATCCCGTCAATGGGGCTAATCAATCGCGTAGCACATTTTGGGGAAGAGTTCATGCTTACTATGAGGAACACAATGAAACTGGAGCTGTTCGTACAGAGAGTTCGATCATGCATAGGTGGCTGACAATTCAATTCCAAGTCAACAAGTTTTGTGCAGCTTATGAGGCCATTACACGTAGGAATCAAAGTGGCACAACTATCACAGATAAG ATTAACGATGCAAAAAAGCTCTACACGGACTGGGACAAGGACAAAAAATCTTTTGCTCTTGATCATTGTTGGAACATACTCAAGGAGGAGGACAAGTGGAAAGCCAAGATGGTAGAACTTGCTGAGCTAGAGAAAATagcagcaaacaagaagaagcaaaaAAGTGCAAAGGTGTCGAGGCCAAGGGATCAAGGAGCCACTAATAATGATCACGTCGTAGCTGTTGATGCCGAAGAAACCGAGCCAAGGAAAAGGTCTGATGGGATCAAGAAGGTGAAAGAAAATCATAGGCGAGGAGGTGGTGAGGCTTGCATGGCAGCcatggagaagatgtgggcaaaGAAGGAGGAGTCCGATAAGGAAAAAGAGAAGGCGAAACAGGAGAGGTTCATGGCTTCACTTGCAATAGACAAGGAAGCACTAGAGTTGGAGAAGAAGAGGGCTGATGCAGATTTAAAAAGAGCTGAAGCCGATTTGCTCAAAGAGGAAAAAGAAATCATGATGGCGGTCAGTGGCCCTCTCCAGCTTCAGTGGCTTGAGATGATGCAACAGCAGATTGTGGCTAGGCGTCAAGGAAATTCAACTTAG
- the LOC110431531 gene encoding uncharacterized protein LOC110431531, whose translation MRMLTYGLPADATDEYIRIGESTALESLRRFVAAVVEIFGDEYLRHPNEADTTRLLAMGEKKGFPGMLGSIDCMHWAWKNCPYDKQGQYKGHVEKPTIILEAVASEDLWIWHAFFGMPGSHNDINVLHRSPLFDNLAEGRAPEVKYSVNGHDYNMGYYLADGIYPDWATLVKTIRHPMGNKRQYFAKSQEAARKMVERAFGVLQSRFAIVRGPARPWDIETLALIMRACVIMHNMIVEDEGFLVDPDERFEDDADNVEPAHGRAARSLDEYIEAHRQIRDKDTHVQLKEDLIEHLWNNHPDLYSY comes from the coding sequence ATGCGTATGCTCACTTATGGGCTTCCAGCTGATGCGACAGATGAGTATATCCGCATTGGCGAAAGTACTGCACTTGAGAGCCTACGTAGGTTTGTTGCTGCAGTTGTTGAGATTTTTGGAGATGAATATCTCAGACATCCCAATGAGGCAGACACAACACGCTTACTTGCAATGGGTGAGAAGAAAGGCTTTCCAGGAATGTTAGGGTCCATCGATTGTATGCATTGGGCATGGAAGAACTGTCCATATGACAAACAAGGTCAGTACAAGGGGCATGTGGAGAAGCCCACAATCATTTTGGAGGCTGTTGCTTCTGAAGACCTCTGGATATGGCATGCCTTCTTTGGAATGCCTGGGTCTCACAATGACATTAATGTTCTTCATAGATCTCCATTGTTTGATAACCTAGCAGAAGGTAGAGCTCCAGAAGTGAAGTATTCTGTCAACGGCCACGACTACAACATGGGTTATTACCTTGCAGATGGTATATACCCTGATTGGGCTACTTTGGTAAAGACAATCAGGCATCCTATGGGTAACAAGAGGCAATATTTTGCCAAATCGCAAGAAGCAGCGAGGAAGATGGTGGAAAGAGCTTTTGGGGTTCTTCAATCTAGATTCGCCATTGTTCGAGGACCAGCACGCCCTTGGGACATTGAGACTTTGGCATTGATCATGAGGGCTTGTGTCATAATGCACAACATGATTGTGGAAGATGAGGGATTCTTGGTCGACCCTGATGAGCGTTTTGAAGATGATGCTGACAATGTGGAACCTGCTCATGGTCGAGCTGCTCGATCACTAGATGAATATATCGAGGCGCATAGACAGATCAGAGACAAGGATACACATGTTCAGTTGAAAGAAGATCTCATCGAACACCTGTGGAACAATCATCCCGATTTATATTCGTACTAG